The sequence below is a genomic window from Quadrisphaera setariae.
GACGCCGTCAGGACGTGGGTGAGGGCGGCTGCGATCACGCGACCGCCCCGTCGTCGTCCTGGCCCAGCCGCAGACCGGTGTGCGCGGCGGCGAAGCAGAGCGTGTCAGCGGCCAGCTGCACCGACCGCGAGACGGCCCGGGCGCCGTGGCCGACGCCGGCCTCGCGCCGCAGCAGCGCCGGCCGGGTCGCCGGGTCGGAGCGGGTGGCGTGCTGCAGCGCCGCGCAGAGCTTGCGGGCGTGCAGCGGGTCGACGCGGGAGTCACCGTCGAAGACGGTGAAGAGCACCGCCGGGTACTCCACGGACGCCGGGTCGGGCGAGCACGCGTGGTAGGGGGAGTAGGCGAGCAGCCAGCCGAGGTCGTCGGGGTCGTTCGCGTCCCCGTACTCCGGTGACCACGTGGCCCCCAGCCCGTGCAGCTGGTACCTGACCATGTCGAGCAGCGGCGCCGAGCACAGCACCGCGGCGAACGCCTGCGGCCTCTGCGTCAGCGCCGCCCCGACGAGCAGCCCGCCGTTGGAGCCGCCGCTGATGGCCAGCTGGGCGGGCGTGGTCCAGCCGCGCGTCGCCAGGGCGTCGGCCACGGCGAGGAAGTCGTCGAAGACGTTCTGCTTGGCGGCGAGCATGCCGGCGCGGTGCCAGTCCTCGCCCTCCTCGTTGCCGCCGCGCAGGCCGGCGACGACCCACACGCCACCGGCCTCCACCCACGCCAGCGCTGAGGCGGAGTAGCCGGGCGTCATGGTGTGGCCGAAGCCGCCGTAGCCGTAGAGCACGGTCGGGGCGGGCTGGGCCGGAGCGGCGGCGTCGGGGGAGGAGAAGGCGTCGGCCCGGGCGACGGCGAGGGCGCGCACCACCGTGCCGTCCAGGCTCGTCACCTCCAGCTGGCGGGTGACGACGGCGGGCAGCTCGCCCATCGACGCCAGCCCCGGGGCCGTCGACTCCACCACCAGCTCGGACGTGCGCGCGTCCCAGCGCAGCACGCAGGGGAGCTCAGCGGTCGAGGTCCAGGTGAACCACGCCTCGTGCCCGCCCTCCGGGCGTCCGCGCAGGCCGCCGAGGCTGCCCGCGCCGGGCAGCGCCACCGCGCCGCGCTCGCCGAGCAGCTGCTCCCCGCTGGCGAGGTCGTGCACGGTGAGCTGGGCGATCGCGTGCTGCGTCCACGCCACGAGCAGCAGCGGCTGGTCGAGCTCGGGGCCGTCGAGGACGGCGTAGTCCTCCAGCACGGCGTCCTCGCGCTCACCGACGAGGTCGCGCCAGCGGTGCGGGCCGAGGCCCTCAGCGTCGGTGGGGTCGGCGACGGCGAGCCGCCCGCGCGGCGCACCCAGGTCGGTGCCGACGTACAGGCGGCCGTCGCGGCCGACGCCTGCGCTGGTGTGCGCGTCCAGGCCGACGGCCACCTCGCGCAGCCGGGGCGCACCGGCTGCGAGGCCGCCGTCGGCGGCCAGGTCCGCGAGGTAGCAGTCCGACCGCGGGGACGTGCCCACCGACGTCGTCACCGTCAGCCAGCGACCGTCCAACGAGGTGCCCACGCCGTAGTAGGTGGTGACGGGCAGGCCGGCGCCGAACACCTCGACGTCGCCGCCGTCGCCGGGCTCCGCGTCGGGGTCGGCGCCGACGCGGTGCAGCCAGACCCGGCGGTGGTACTTCTCCTCGCCCTCCGGGAGCCCCTCGGGGGCCAGGCGTCGGACGTAGAAGAACCGCGCGCCGTCCTCGTCGGACGCGGGCAGCCAGGACACGGGGGAGTAGCGGACCCGCTCGACCGGGCCGTCGACCACCTCCCCGGTGGCGACGTCGAGCACCCGCAGCACGCTCTCCTCGCTGCCGCCCTCGGACAGCTGGAACGCCAGCAGGTGGCCCTCCCGCGATGGCTGCCACGCGTCGAGCGTGGTCCTCCCGCTGGGGTCCCAGACCAGCGGGTCGACGAGGACCCGCTCCACACCGCCCTCGGTGACCAGCAGCTGCGGGTGGTCGCGCCCCGGGTCGCGGCGAGCGCGGAAGCACCGGTCCCCGCGCCACACCGGCGGCCCGACGGCCCCCGCCGACAGCAGCTGCGCGACCCGCGAGGCGACGGCGTCGCGACCCGGCCACGTCGCCTGCTGCGCCGCGAACAGCGCGTCCTGCGCGGCGGACCAGGCGCGGGTGCGCTCGTCGTCGGCGTCCTCCAGCCAGCGGTAGGGGTCGGCGACGCGGTAGCGGGGCGCGGCCGCGGGCAGCTCCTCGACCAGGTCGAGCCGCTCGGCGGGCGGGTACGCCACGGGGTCTGCGGGGGCGGAGGACGACGACGACACGCCTCCCGACCTTAGGCGCCGGGGCCGACGCCCGGGGCGGGGTCGTGACCGCAGCCCGCTGTCCGTCCGGCCGCGTCCTCCGCTGGGGTCGGGTCGCTCCGGCGCGCCCGCTCGCGCGGCGCGCCCCCGCCGGGCAGGCTGGCGCCGTACTCTCCCCGACGCCAGACGACGCGCAGCCGCGCCCGCACCACCCCCAGGAGCTCCGCGTGAGTGACAGCCCGCAGTCCGTGCTGGCCCGCAGCGAGGACCCGGGGCGGGGCGGCACGGCCACCACCTCCGGACCGGACCTGGAGGTCCGCACCACCGTGCCCGTGAACGACGCCCCCTCGATCGTCATCGACCCCTCCGAGCCGCCGTCGGCCCGCCTCATGGAGCTGGCCGCCGCGAACGGCGTGGCCACGGAGTACTGGGACTGGAAGGGCGGCCACATCACGGTCTCCCGCTCCACGATCGTCGCCGTGCTGTCCGCCATGGGCATCGCCTGCGGCAGCGAGGACGACGTCGAGGCCGCCCTCGCCGCGCGCGAGCTGGCGCCGTGGCGCCGGGCGCTGCCGCCCGTCGTCGTCGTCCGCTCCGGCCGGGACGCCACCGTGCCGGTGCGGGTGCCCGCCGGCGCGCAGGTGCACGTCTCGGTGGTGCTCGAGGACGGCGGGCAGCGCGAGCTGGAGCGCGACACCTCCGCCGACGCCGCCGCTCCCCGCGAGGTGGACGGCGTGCGCCGCGAGGAGCAGCTGTTCGCTCTGCCGACCGACCTGCCGCTGGGCTACCACCAGCTGGTGGCCACCACCGGTGGCGGCGAGACCGCCGCAGCGGAGGCGACCGCGGCGCTGGTGGTCACCCCCGACCGCCTCGAGCTGCCCGCGGCCATCGCCGGTCCAGGCCACCGCTGGGGCTTCATGGCGCAGCTGTACTCGGTGCGCAGCCGCACCTCCTGGGGCCTGGGGGACCTCGCCGACCTCGGCGAGCTGCTGGACTGGTCGGGGCGCGACCTCGGCGCCGACTTCCTCCTCATCAACCCGCTGCTCGCCGCTGAGCCGGTCGGCCACCAGCAGGACAGCCCGTACCTGCCCACCACCCGCCGCTTCACCAACCCGATCTACCTGCGGGTGGAGGACGTGCGGGAGTTCGCCTACCTGCCCGCCACCGACCACGCCTTGGTCGAGTGGCAGGCCGAGCCCCTCATGGCGCGCAACGCCGACCCCGGTCAGCTCGACCGCGACGCGGTGTGGGCCGCCAAGCGCGCCGCGCTGAAGACCGTCTTCGAGGCCGGGCGCAGCCCCGCCCGCCAGTCGGCCTTCGACGCGTTCCGCGCCCGCGAGGGCCAGGGCCTCGCCGACTACGCCCTGTGGGCGGCGATGATCGAGCACTTCGGCGACGGCCAGCCGTGGCCCGCCGAGGCCGCCCGCATCGGCTCGCCGCTGGTGGAGCGCCTGCGCGAGGAGCTCTCCGGCGCCATCGAGTTCCACGAGTGGCTGCAGTGGCAGTGCGACGAGCAGCTGGCCCGCGCGCAGGCCACCGCCACCGACGCCGGCATGGCGCTCGGCGTCATGCACGACCTCGCCGTGGGCGTGCACCCCTCCGGCGCCGATGCGTGGGCGCTGCGCGACGTGCTCGCCACCGGCGTCTCCGTGGGCGCCCCGCCGGACGCGTTCAACCAGCAGGGCCAGGACTGGTCCCAGCCCCCGTGGCAGCCGGTGGCCCTCGCCGAGGCCGGCTACGCGCCGTGGCGCGACATGGTCCGCACGATCCTGCGGCACGCCGGCGGCG
It includes:
- the malQ gene encoding 4-alpha-glucanotransferase; its protein translation is MSDSPQSVLARSEDPGRGGTATTSGPDLEVRTTVPVNDAPSIVIDPSEPPSARLMELAAANGVATEYWDWKGGHITVSRSTIVAVLSAMGIACGSEDDVEAALAARELAPWRRALPPVVVVRSGRDATVPVRVPAGAQVHVSVVLEDGGQRELERDTSADAAAPREVDGVRREEQLFALPTDLPLGYHQLVATTGGGETAAAEATAALVVTPDRLELPAAIAGPGHRWGFMAQLYSVRSRTSWGLGDLADLGELLDWSGRDLGADFLLINPLLAAEPVGHQQDSPYLPTTRRFTNPIYLRVEDVREFAYLPATDHALVEWQAEPLMARNADPGQLDRDAVWAAKRAALKTVFEAGRSPARQSAFDAFRAREGQGLADYALWAAMIEHFGDGQPWPAEAARIGSPLVERLREELSGAIEFHEWLQWQCDEQLARAQATATDAGMALGVMHDLAVGVHPSGADAWALRDVLATGVSVGAPPDAFNQQGQDWSQPPWQPVALAEAGYAPWRDMVRTILRHAGGVRVDHVLGLFRLWWVPNGSGPGMGTYVRYDHDALVGILCLEAARSGAVVVGEDLGLVEPWVRGYLTERGVLGTSVLWFEKDGEGEPLPPQAWRELCLATVNTHDLPPTAGYLAGEHIELRDRLGLLTRSIEEERAADEADRAAVLAQLRDLGLLGEQPTEREVVEALHAFLLATPAKLVGVALTDAVGDRRTQNQPGTSDEYPNWRVPLTDGAGEVVLVEELRERPRVLSLAELVSSSDPED
- a CDS encoding prolyl oligopeptidase family serine peptidase, which translates into the protein MSSSSSAPADPVAYPPAERLDLVEELPAAAPRYRVADPYRWLEDADDERTRAWSAAQDALFAAQQATWPGRDAVASRVAQLLSAGAVGPPVWRGDRCFRARRDPGRDHPQLLVTEGGVERVLVDPLVWDPSGRTTLDAWQPSREGHLLAFQLSEGGSEESVLRVLDVATGEVVDGPVERVRYSPVSWLPASDEDGARFFYVRRLAPEGLPEGEEKYHRRVWLHRVGADPDAEPGDGGDVEVFGAGLPVTTYYGVGTSLDGRWLTVTTSVGTSPRSDCYLADLAADGGLAAGAPRLREVAVGLDAHTSAGVGRDGRLYVGTDLGAPRGRLAVADPTDAEGLGPHRWRDLVGEREDAVLEDYAVLDGPELDQPLLLVAWTQHAIAQLTVHDLASGEQLLGERGAVALPGAGSLGGLRGRPEGGHEAWFTWTSTAELPCVLRWDARTSELVVESTAPGLASMGELPAVVTRQLEVTSLDGTVVRALAVARADAFSSPDAAAPAQPAPTVLYGYGGFGHTMTPGYSASALAWVEAGGVWVVAGLRGGNEEGEDWHRAGMLAAKQNVFDDFLAVADALATRGWTTPAQLAISGGSNGGLLVGAALTQRPQAFAAVLCSAPLLDMVRYQLHGLGATWSPEYGDANDPDDLGWLLAYSPYHACSPDPASVEYPAVLFTVFDGDSRVDPLHARKLCAALQHATRSDPATRPALLRREAGVGHGARAVSRSVQLAADTLCFAAAHTGLRLGQDDDGAVA